A single Biomphalaria glabrata chromosome 2, xgBioGlab47.1, whole genome shotgun sequence DNA region contains:
- the LOC106056256 gene encoding maternal embryonic leucine zipper kinase-like has translation MSLYPELKGFYHLRETIGSGGFAKVKLAYHALSGEKVAIKIMDKKTLGAELPRVTTEIAAMKELCHQHICKLFQVIETETKFFLVLEYCPEGELFDYIVSKDRLDESEAQIFFRQIVAAVAYIHDCGFAHRDLKPENLLLDEDQNIKLIDFGLCAKPKGGMESLLTTLCGSPAYAAPELISGKQYLGSEVDQWSMGVLLYALLCGFLPFDDESITQLYKKIKTGSYKFPEWLSDGSKELISQLLQIDPKKRIPIAELLKHPWLTKNVNVPIEWKSKYKKSLDDDCITELAVHYGKTRSQMEEEILQWKYDYQTATYFLLLEKKMKGKPVRLLCRHPARNDRSRSRHYSSEEDLVGVDFNSSPYVLTPQNRDVKSVRHSEKRGRVREKLDFDNPEELAQKRAMAKDASHDQQIISPKKQVVSPTKSSDDSKKSPKEIESVKKTEANDLRSPKASNKENRPITIISDALQGIDKHTKDVEYRRNADGKTSNSVARKEIYSVYSSQQKDTVSRGSVYVVKRSELANKAENTPRKPPVRQVPVHSKNGNSQTPSQRQSIRTPGRREIMLEKQREAASDKNKATRTTEQVKRNPGELSARQRTVNNEFVIPQTPISWATPSRCPKMKLQSPTNTKPVQLTSMDDSYVCEKSAFANNNTFSPSRSYDSQLNTLGVDDKQSPTQGAKAASRSVDDELYKMHMSTPSSGQKSARKGAVFGSIERMLNMLTPKKKGSLIEGPRKARALHNVCLTSELSPDHVLTTLKKTLQMKCIPFKQSDYSLRCTVTDDWGRTKLAFDLEVCAHPKNSFMGVHRKRVKGDIWYYKRLCEDILRSSGFL, from the exons ATGTCTCTCTATCCAGAGCTAAAAGGATTTTATCATCTCAGAGAGACTATTGGTTCAG GTGGATTTGCCAAAGTGAAATTAGCCTATCATGCATTGTCAGGTGAAAAAGTAGCAATAAAAATAATGGATAAAAAAACTCTTGGG GCTGAGTTGCCCAGGGTCACAACAGAAATAGCTGCCATGAAAGAACTTTGCCATCAACACATCTGCAAGCTCTTTCAGGTCATTGAAACAGAGACAAAGTTTTTCCTAGTTCTAGAG TATTGTCCTGAAGGAGAACTCTTCGACTATATAGTTTCTAAAGATCGACTGGATGAGTCTGAGGCTCAGATCTTCTTTAGGCAAATAGTTGCAGCTGTAGCATACATACATGATTGTGGCTTTGCTCACAGAGACTTAAAACCT GAAAATTTACTTCTTGATGAAGATCAAAACATTAAGCTGATTGATTTTGGTCTTTGTGCCAAACCCAAG GGTGGTATGGAAAGTTTATTGACGACCTTATGTGGCAGTCCAGCATATGCTGCCCCTGAGTTGATCTCAGGAAAGCAGTATTTGGGCTCAGAG GTTGACCAGTGGAGTATGGGTGTGTTGTTGTATGCCTTGCTGTGTGGATTTTTACCTTTTGATGATGAGAGTATCACACagttgtataaaaaaattaag ACTGGCTCTTATAAGTTTCCTGAATGGCTGAGTGATGGGAGCAAGGAATTAATTTCTCAGTTACTCCAAATTGATCCCAAGAAAAGGATTCCCATTGCAGAGCTACTCAAGCATCCATGGCTAACCAAAAATGTCAATGTCCCAATAGAATGGAAAAGCAAATATAAG AAAAGCTTAGATGATGATTGTATCACAGAATTAGCTGTGCATTATGGGAAAACAAGATCGCAAATGGAAGAGGAAATTTTACAG TGGAAATATGATTACCAAACAGCAACCTACTTTCTGCTGCttgagaaaaaaatgaaaggcAAGCCAGTCAGATTACTATGTAGACACCCTGCAAGAAATGATAGATCCAGA TCGCGGCACTACAGTTCTGAAGAAGACTTGGTTGGAGTTGATTTCAACAGTTCACCCTATGTGTTAACGCCTCAGAACAGAGATGTTAAATCGGTGAGGCATTCAGAAAAAAGGGGGAGAGTTCGAGAAAAACTTGACTTTGACAATCCAGAAGAGCTTGCTCAGAAGCGAGCAATGGCAAAAGATGCTAGCCACGATCAACAAATTATTTCACCCAAGAAACAAGTTGTTTCTCCTACTAAGTCTTCTGATGACTCAAAGAAATCACCCAAAGAAATTGAATCTGTGAAAAAAACTGAGGCTAATGATCTTCGATCTCCAAAGGCTAGCAACAAAGAAAATAGGCCCATAACAATAATTTCAGATGCATTGCAAGGAATAGACAAACATACTAAAGATGTAGAATATAGGAGGAATGCTGATGGTAAAACAAGTAACTCTGTTGCTAGAAAAGAAATCTATAGCGTGTATAGCTCACAACAGAAGGACACTGTTTCTAGAGGGAGTGTATATGTAGTGAAAAGATCTGAACTTGCAAATAAAGCAGAGAACACCCCCAGAAAGCCTCCAGTGAGGCAGGTACCTGTTCATAGCAAGAATGGCAATTCTCAAACGCCAAGCCAACGACAGAGCATAAGGACGCCAGGAAGGAGAGAGATTATGCTAGAGAAACAGCGAGAGGCAGCATCAGACAAAAACAAAGCTACTAGAACTACAGAGCAAGTGAAGCGAAATCCTGGCGAGCTTTCTGCCAGACAGAGAACAGTCAACAATGAGTTTGTCATCCCGCAGACTCCCATATCTTGGGCCACACCTTCCAGGTGTCCGAAAATGAAACTCCAGTCACCCACGAACACAAAACCAGTTCAGCTTACTTCAATGGATGACTCAT aTGTCTGTGAGAAGTCTGCTTTTGctaacaacaacacattttccCCCTCACGTTCTTATGATTCCCAACTGAATACATTGGGAGTTGATGACAAGCAGTCACCTACACAAGGAGCCAA GGCTGCTTCTCGTTCAGTAGATGATGAACTTTACAAAATGCACATGTCAACACCATCTAGTGGTCAGAAGTCTGCACGGAAAGGGGCAGTGTTTGGCAGTATAGAGCGAATGCTTAACATGTTAACTCCAAAAAAGAAAGGCTCGTTAATAGAGGGTCCCAGAAAAGCAAGG GCGCTGCACAATGTGTGTCTGACTAGTGAGCTTAGCCCAGATCATGTTTTGACCacactcaagaaaacattacagATGAAATGTATTCCTTTTAAACAAAGCGa CTATTCCTTGAGGTGTACAGTTACGGATGACTGGGGCCGCACTAAACTGGCCTTTGACCTAGAAGTGTGTGCACACCCCAAGAATTCATTCATGGGCGTTCATCGCAAGCGTGTGAAGGGAGACATTTGGTACTACAAAAGACTGTGTGAAGATATCCTGCGATCTTCTGGGTTCCTTTAA
- the LOC106056242 gene encoding phospholipase B-like 1, protein MKGLYVTLICYSWIHISEQGIDNVNGSFKSVSVYCDDQNCTFKDNVIDWDKADAVATFNDTLLSTGWGILDVAAGLSSKNLKDEQIMFAAGFAEGVLTAEHMENQFTNLYDWFSPSHEEKLRVKLEQWFIKQREWANNMIKNNPNDPLWRHASYIFSQLDGLLAGYKSVRGNKKDSLDIFAVNFLNAIGDVLDLRYILNPSSLKDWRKFSPEEAKHFFFLSGHCSVLIKMLPGFENMFMSHSSWFDYAATNRIYKHYNLNVADPSTSSKRISFSSYPGFLESLDDFYLLGSGMAMLQTTNSIFNYTLYQYVTPQSLMAWQRVRIANMMANSGEEWSNIISKYNSGTYNNQYMVIDLKLIKLGQVLPDNTLWVSEQIPGLVVAEDLTALLRSGYFSSYNVPYFEEIYNISGYPDYVKKFGIDYTYQLAPRAKIFRRDHSKVFDLNSMKSVMRSNDYRRDPYSEYSPIDAICARFDLSSSPRTAGCYDTKVSDFNMAQKFQADIISGPTTQSGLPVFTWKGKFANISHVGLPEAYNFSFVRTQPSL, encoded by the exons ATGAAAGGCTTGTATGTTACACTCATCTGTTACTCATGGATACACATTTCTGAACAGGGGATAGACAATGTCA ATGGAAGTTTCAAGTCTGTAAGTGTATACTGTGATGATCAAAACTGCACTTTTAAAGACAATGTGATAGACTGGGACAAGGCAGACGCAGTAGCAACATTCAATGACACACTGCTCTCAACTGGTTGGGGAATTCTTGATGTTGCTGCTGGTTTAAGTTCTAAGAACCTGAAAGATGAACAAATTATGTTTGCAGCAGGTTTTGCTGAAGGTGTATTAACTGCAGA ACATATGGAGAATCAGTTCACAAATTTATATGACTGGTTCTCTCCTTCACATGAGGAAAAACTTAGAGTCAAACTTGAGCAGTGGTTCATTAAACAGAGAGAGTGGGCAAACAATATGATAAAGAATAATCCTAATGATCCTTTGTGGCGCCATGCTTCATACATATTTTCACAATTAGATGGCCTCTTGGCTGGATATAAAAGTGTACGAGGCAATAAAAAG GACTCTTTGGACATTTTTGCTGTCAATTTTTTGAATGCCATTGGAGATGTGCTGGATTTAAGATACATTCTAAATCCTAGCTCTCTGAAAGATTGGAGGAAATTTTCTCCTGAGGaggcaaaacatttttttttcttgtctggcCATTGTTCAGTGCTTATAAAG ATGCTTCCTGGGTTTGAAAATATGTTTATGTCCCATAGTAGTTGGTTTGATTATGCTGCAACAAATAGAATATATAAACACTATAACTTGAATGTTGCTGATCCTTCTACTAGTTCAAAGAGAATCTCATTTTCCAGCTATCCAG GCTTCTTAGAATCTCTAGATGACTTTTACCTTCTGGGCAGTGGTATGGCCATGCTACAGACTACAAACTCTATATTTAATTACACACTCTACCAATATGTAACTCCACAATCACTGATGGCTTGGCAGCGTGTGCGCATAGCAAACATGATGGCTAACAGTGGGGAGGAATGGTCAAATATTATATCTAAGTACAATTCAG GGACTTATAACAATCAGTATATGGTTATTGACTTGAAACTTATAAAGCTTGGTCAagttttacctgacaacacttTATGGGTATCTGAACAAATACCTGGACTAGTGGTAGCAGAAGATCTCACTGCTTTACTTCGATCAG gtTATTTCTCATCTTATAATGTGCcatattttgaagaaatttataatataagtgGTTATCCAGACTACGTCAAAAAATTTGGTATAGACTACACTTATCAGCTTGCACCAAGAGCTAAAATATTTCGCAGAGATCACTCCAAAGTCTTTGATTTGAACAGTATGAAAAGTGTAATGAGAAGCAATG attacagACGTGATCCATACAGTGAGTATAGTCCAATAGATGCTATTTGTGCAAGATTTGACTTGAGTAGCTCACCTAGAACTGCTGGATGTTATGATACAAAG GTCTCTGATTTCAATATGGCTCAGAAATTTCAAGCAGACATCATTAGTGGGCCAACAACTCAGTCTGGTTTGCCAGTGTTTACTTGGAAAGGAAAATTTGCTAACATTTCTCATGTGGGTCTGCCTGAAGCCTACAACTTCTCTTTCGTTAGAACTCAACCAAGTTTGTAA
- the LOC106056255 gene encoding manganese-dependent ADP-ribose/CDP-alcohol diphosphatase-like, producing MSSFYFHQTHRILFLALICNKFYKHPKAATIVFKETPGKQILLIKLLVLSCVFLLLQNITFNYFESMASTSEREKPHITFGIIADVQYADCDDGTDFSKTRERFYRNALNLLKNAINDWKRSDDPVAFVLQLGDLIDGKNNIGGETSSKKALSTALNPFNSLHIPVYHVIGNHELYNLNRSFYLTSALNSSLSLSIETSKSNLYYTFLPHPKLRIVALDTYEVSLLGYRDNPEDENYKTAQLWFQQNNKNEDINDVSGLDGLSKRWAAYNGGVSERQLLWLSQVLQKAQSKEENVIIITHIAIQCEDRDYAICLAWNYDEIMNIIRQYPCVIGVFAGHEHAGWDFLDEHGIQHITFQGVIETRPGGNAYATARLWDERLTVTGVGRVPSFNIRLRFPI from the exons CGCTCATCTGTAACAAATTTTATAAACACCCAAAAGCAGCCACCATAGTATTTAAAGAGACCCCTGGAAAGCaaatcttattgataaaactttTAGTTTTGTCCTGTGTTTTCTTACTGCTGCAGAAT aTTACATTTAACTACTTTGAATCCATGGCATCCACATCTGAAAGAGAAAAGCCTCACATCACATTTGGCATCATCGCTGATGTACAGTATGCAGATTGTGATGATGGCACAGATTTCTCTAAAACCAGAGAACGTTTCTACCGAAATGCTTTGAACTTGCTCAAAAATGCCATCAACGATTGGAAACGTTCGGATGATCCGGTTGCATTTGTTCTCCAACTGGGAGATCTCATTGATGGAAAGAACAATATTGGTGGTGAAACCAGCAGTAAAAAAGCCTTGTCCACCGCTCTGAACCCATTTAACTCTTTGCATATACCTGTGTATCATGTTATAGGCAACCACGAGCTATACAATCTAAACCGTTCTTTTTATTTGACTTCAGCCCTTAACAGTTCTCTCTCCCTCAGCATTGAAACCAGCAAGAGTAATTTGTACTACACATTTCTTCCACACCCTAAGCTTAGAATAGTAGCTCTAGACACCTATGAAGTGAGTTTGCTTGGGTACCGGGACAATCCAGAGGATGAGAACTACAAGACTGCTCAGTTGTGGTTCCAGCAAAACAATAAGAATGAAGACATAAACGATGTGAGTGGGCTTGATGGGCTGAGCAAACGATGGGCAGCTTACAATGGAGGAGTGAGTGAGAGGCAATTACTGTGGCTGTCTCAGGTCTTACAGAAGGCTCAATCTAAAGAGGAGAATGTGATCATTATAA CTCATATTGCTATCCAGTGTGAAGACAGGGATTATGCCATTTGTCTGGCTTGGAACTATGATGAAATCATGAACATTATTCGGCAATATCCCTGTGTCATAGGAGTCTTTGCAGGCCATGAACATGCGGGTTGGGATTTCCTCGATGAGCATGGCATTCAGCACATCACATTTCAAGGTGTGATAGAGACACGCCCAGGAGGAAATGCCTACGCTACTGCCAGACTATGGGATGAAAGATTAACTGTGACTGGAGTGGGGCGAGTCCCAAGTTTTAACATACGCCTTCGTTTTCCTATTTAA